From one Balaenoptera acutorostrata chromosome 6, mBalAcu1.1, whole genome shotgun sequence genomic stretch:
- the NKX3-1 gene encoding homeobox protein Nkx-3.1, whose product MLRTPEPRPGEAGAASCSPRAAPPTQSKPLTSFLIQDILREGADRRGGHAGSPQPPPQPPRQPDRRRDPEPEPEGGRGGAGAPEDQPRARPRAARGEAEQPAETEPDRHFEAYLLDALPSLPPAPKQPQKRSRAAFSHTQVIELERKFSHQKYLSAPERAHLAKNLKLTETQVKIWFQNRRYKTKRKQLTSDLGDLEKHPSLPALKEEGFSRGSLISMQNTCPYYPYLYCLAGWSPAFW is encoded by the exons ATGCTTCGGACTCCCGAGCCGCGGCCCGGGGAGGCGGGGGCAGCTAGCTGCAGCCCCCGGGCCGCGCCGCCCACCCAGTCCAAGCCGCTCACCTCCTTCCTTATCCAGGACATCCTGCGGGAAGGCGCTGATCGGCGCGGAGGTCACGCGGGCAGCCCGCAGCCCCCGCCGCAGCCTCCGCGCCAGCCTGACCGGAGGCGAGACCCTGAGCCGGAGCCCGAGGGAGGAAGAGGCGGCGCCGGGGCGCCGGAGGACCAGCCGAGAGCCCGGCCCCGCGCTGCGCGCGGGGAGGCCGAGCAGCCGGCGGAGACCGAGCCAG ATAGGCACTTTGAGGCTTATCTGTTGGACGCCTTACCgagcctgcccccagcccccaagcAGCCACAGAAGCGCTCCCGGGCCGCCTTCTCACACACTCAGGTCATTGAGCTGGAGAGGAAGTTCAGTCACCAGAAGTATCTGTCAGCTCCCGAAAGGGCTCACCTGGCCAAGAACCTCAAGCTCACGGAGACCCAAGTGAAAATATGGTTCCAGAACAGACGCTATAAGACCAAGCGGAAGCAGCTCACCTCAGACCTGGGAGACCTGGAGAAGCATCCTTCCTTGCCAGCTCTGAAAGAGGAGGGCTTCTCGCGGGGCTCCCTCATCTCCATGCAAAACACCTGCCCTTACTACCCCTACCTTTACTGCTTGGCAGGCTGGAGCCCAGCTTTCTGGTAA